GACCCCGAAGCCGGCCTCGCGGGCGGCCTCGCGGGTCGGCTCGCCGATACAGCCGACGACCGCCTCGTCGAGTGCCGCGCGGACGGCCTCGCGGCTCGCGGTCTCGGCGGCCGCATCGAGGAAGAACTCCACCGTGAGCGGCGAGGTGAACGCGACGCCCGCGAGTTCGCCGTCGGCGGCCAACCGTGCGGAGCGCCCGCTCTCTGTGGGACGGGTCAGCCGGTACAGCGTCGTCTCGTGGACATACCCCCCGGCGTCGGTCAGCCCGTCGGGCAACACCTCGCTCCCGTGGTCGGAGCGGGCAATCTCGACGCGCTTCCCGTCTACCTCGTCCGTCAGCCGCTCGACCAGTCCGGCCGAGGAGAACTCTTCCGGGACGATATCGACCGTATAGCCCGTCTCGCGCAGGGCGTCGGCGGTGGTCGAGCCGATTG
This portion of the Halosegnis longus genome encodes:
- a CDS encoding uroporphyrinogen-III synthase, which translates into the protein MKPKVAVFRPAGERIETASALLAELGVEPVADPMLTTEATGAVARTDGDYTVVTSTTGVGILADHDWQAETTLCAIGSTTADALRETGYTVDIVPEEFSSAGLVERLTDEVDGKRVEIARSDHGSEVLPDGLTDAGGYVHETTLYRLTRPTESGRSARLAADGELAGVAFTSPLTVEFFLDAAAETASREAVRAALDEAVVGCIGEPTREAAREAGFGVDVVPASASFDALARDVVEAVEE